A region from the uncultured Stenotrophomonas sp. genome encodes:
- a CDS encoding putative secreted protein (Evidence 3 : Function proposed based on presence of conserved amino acid motif, structural feature or limited homology), which translates to MLRRFRWSPLLCLGLLACHPAGQDKTQATPDTVAALAADGDHMVSINAADAPPPPAPVQPAKDRPWPEVALENGRAWIGCDTDYAGEAGDGTELEALDRQSLDAALEPCRERGLVRVRYVGKVNPAFAAMVSRLAVVADAMDIGRRILDLDSSGGQVEAAIVAGDSIGESGWTIWVREGSICHSACVFVLAAGDNRLISGKVGIHRMMRISSTATSRAELNKELQQVYDNVKDYLQRNGVAVGVADLMMTVPNRSLRLLSNAELKQYGLDGTNAVQDDLERIKQMRKCGDDFVRRKDAFLAAFDRQCKHEGADLEAVTTCGQALKEQYGFPDETCPDESPLSELGSALLEPPAPAEPPVVALPDAPVASHEAGT; encoded by the coding sequence ATGCTGCGCAGATTCCGCTGGTCGCCGTTGTTGTGCCTCGGGCTGCTGGCCTGCCACCCCGCCGGCCAGGACAAGACGCAGGCCACGCCCGATACGGTCGCGGCGCTGGCCGCCGATGGCGACCACATGGTGTCGATCAACGCCGCCGACGCGCCGCCGCCGCCCGCGCCGGTGCAGCCGGCCAAGGACAGGCCGTGGCCGGAGGTGGCGCTGGAGAACGGCAGGGCGTGGATCGGCTGTGATACCGATTACGCCGGTGAGGCCGGCGACGGCACCGAGCTGGAAGCGCTGGACCGGCAGAGCCTGGATGCCGCGCTGGAGCCCTGCCGTGAGCGTGGGCTGGTGCGGGTGCGCTACGTCGGCAAGGTCAACCCCGCGTTCGCGGCGATGGTGTCGCGGCTGGCGGTGGTGGCCGACGCGATGGACATCGGCAGGCGCATCCTCGACCTGGATTCCAGCGGTGGCCAGGTGGAGGCGGCGATCGTCGCCGGTGACAGCATCGGCGAATCCGGCTGGACCATCTGGGTGCGTGAAGGCTCGATCTGCCACAGCGCCTGCGTGTTCGTGCTGGCTGCTGGCGACAACCGGCTGATTTCCGGAAAGGTCGGCATCCACCGGATGATGCGGATCAGCTCCACCGCCACCTCGCGCGCCGAGCTGAACAAGGAGCTGCAGCAGGTCTACGACAACGTGAAGGACTACCTGCAGCGCAATGGTGTGGCGGTGGGCGTGGCCGACCTGATGATGACCGTGCCCAACCGCAGCCTGCGCCTGCTCAGCAACGCCGAGCTCAAGCAGTACGGGCTGGACGGCACCAACGCGGTGCAGGACGACCTGGAGCGGATCAAGCAGATGCGCAAGTGCGGCGACGATTTCGTGCGGCGCAAGGACGCCTTCCTGGCCGCCTTCGACCGCCAGTGCAAGCACGAGGGCGCCGACCTGGAAGCGGTCACCACCTGCGGGCAGGCGCTGAAGGAGCAATACGGTTTCCCCGACGAAACCTGCCCGGACGAGAGCCCGCTGTCGGAACTGGGCAGCGCGCTGCTGGAGCCGCCGGCCCCGGCCGAGCCGCCGGTGGTCGCGCTGCCCGATGCCCCGGTCGCCAGCCACGAGGCCGGCACCTGA